One genomic window of Polaromonas sp. SP1 includes the following:
- a CDS encoding M48 family metallopeptidase: MCFLCEAKHSAWAGRRAFLLAAAGAAATAATTPLRAQVDVGPSSQLRNLVPADEIEAAATQEYSKLLAEARAKGALAPAGNPQLQRLRTIAAKLVPQTAQWNDRAKQWRWEVNLLGSKQINAFCMPGGKIAFYTGILDQLKLTDDEAAMIMGHEMAHALREHARARIAKSQGTGTLLSLGAQLLGLGDMGDLAANIGTQLLTLRFSRDDEKDADLVGLELAARGGYNPQAAVSLWEKMGQAGGGSSGPSFLSTHPSGPERIQQLQANVPKVQGLYQRARG, encoded by the coding sequence ATGTGCTTTTTATGTGAGGCCAAACACTCCGCCTGGGCTGGCCGCCGGGCATTTCTGCTGGCGGCTGCGGGCGCTGCCGCGACCGCAGCCACGACCCCGCTGCGCGCGCAGGTGGATGTAGGTCCCTCCTCTCAATTGCGCAACCTCGTGCCAGCCGATGAAATTGAAGCGGCCGCCACGCAGGAGTACAGCAAGCTGCTGGCCGAGGCCCGCGCCAAGGGTGCACTTGCGCCGGCCGGCAACCCGCAACTGCAGCGCCTGCGCACCATCGCCGCCAAGCTCGTGCCGCAGACCGCCCAATGGAACGACCGCGCCAAACAGTGGCGATGGGAGGTCAACCTGCTGGGCAGCAAACAGATCAATGCGTTCTGCATGCCGGGCGGCAAGATCGCCTTCTACACCGGCATCCTCGACCAGCTCAAGCTCACCGACGACGAAGCGGCCATGATCATGGGCCACGAAATGGCGCATGCGCTGCGCGAACACGCGCGTGCCCGCATCGCCAAGAGCCAGGGCACCGGCACGCTGCTGTCGCTGGGCGCGCAATTGCTCGGCCTGGGCGACATGGGTGACCTGGCGGCCAATATCGGCACGCAGTTGCTGACCTTGCGCTTTAGCCGCGACGACGAAAAAGACGCCGACCTGGTCGGCCTGGAACTGGCCGCACGCGGCGGCTACAACCCGCAGGCGGCCGTCAGCCTTTGGGAAAAGATGGGGCAGGCCGGCGGCGGCTCCAGTGGCCCGAGCTTTCTGTCCACGCACCCCTCGGGCCCCGAGCGCATCCAGCAACTGCAGGCCAATGTGCCCAAGGTTCAGGGCCTGTACCAACGCGCCCGCGGCTGA
- a CDS encoding HPP family protein has translation MTQRAAFFTRAWWRGFRPARTRINSRERLRIVIGSLLGIFVTALLCHLADRMVPGLPWLVAPLGASAVLVYAVPASPMAQPWNVVGGNTLSALVGIAGVHGAHLLGSPELAAALGVATAIALMLALRCLHPPGGATALMVMLGGVSDPMYAFFPVMVNSALLVAVGIAYNNATRRPYPHTQLAAPSPAGSAADRQLDADLDAVLARYNQVLDVSRDDLKTLLAETRLRAYDRKLAEVRCADIMSRDLVTVEFGTSLEEAWALLRERRIKALPVVDRYFRIAGIITHADFMRAAELDVYTGFDEKLRKLVRSTRSVYSEKPEVVGQIMTRNVRVASMQRRLVDLVPLFGSTGHHHIPIIGEGERLVGIITQSDLVATLGKAVDPAS, from the coding sequence TTGACGCAACGCGCCGCCTTCTTCACGCGCGCCTGGTGGCGGGGCTTCCGGCCTGCGCGAACGCGCATCAACAGCCGCGAGCGCCTGCGCATTGTCATCGGCTCGCTGCTGGGCATTTTTGTGACGGCGCTGCTGTGCCACCTGGCCGACAGAATGGTTCCCGGCCTGCCCTGGCTGGTGGCGCCGCTGGGCGCCAGCGCCGTGCTGGTGTATGCCGTGCCGGCCAGCCCGATGGCCCAGCCCTGGAACGTGGTGGGCGGCAACACCCTGTCGGCCCTTGTCGGCATTGCCGGCGTGCATGGCGCGCACCTGCTGGGCTCGCCTGAACTTGCGGCCGCGCTGGGTGTGGCGACGGCCATCGCGCTCATGCTGGCGCTGCGCTGCCTGCACCCGCCGGGCGGCGCGACGGCCCTGATGGTGATGCTGGGCGGCGTCTCCGACCCGATGTATGCCTTCTTCCCGGTGATGGTCAATTCGGCGCTGCTGGTGGCCGTCGGCATTGCCTACAACAACGCCACGCGCAGGCCCTACCCGCACACGCAACTGGCCGCACCAAGCCCTGCCGGCTCGGCTGCAGACCGGCAGCTCGACGCCGATCTGGACGCCGTGCTGGCGCGCTACAACCAGGTGCTCGACGTCAGCCGTGACGACCTCAAGACGCTGCTGGCCGAAACGCGATTGCGCGCCTACGACCGCAAGCTGGCTGAAGTGCGCTGCGCAGACATCATGTCGCGCGACCTTGTGACGGTGGAGTTCGGCACCTCCCTGGAGGAAGCCTGGGCGCTGCTGCGTGAGCGCCGCATCAAGGCGCTGCCCGTGGTGGACCGCTACTTTCGCATCGCCGGCATCATCACGCATGCCGACTTCATGCGTGCGGCCGAGCTCGACGTTTACACAGGCTTTGACGAAAAGCTGCGCAAGCTGGTGCGCAGCACACGCAGCGTGTACTCGGAAAAACCGGAAGTCGTGGGGCAGATCATGACGCGCAATGTGCGCGTGGCCAGCATGCAGCGCCGGCTGGTGGACCTGGTGCCGCTCTTCG
- a CDS encoding ATP-binding protein — MWGRFTSHLYVRIWLAVVATVVVLTFLVGAAWRLSADPPQLPIREVLVHNDRGEVIGTAQTKPDRKLGDGLEFDVVTKDGQSLNLVLPRPKRPPGGSPWNKPPFGFGWMLVVVGLAVALGAYPVMRRLTQRLEALQRGVERWGAGDLSARVNASGTDEVAFLARRFNHAAERIETLMESHKSLLANASHELRSPLARIRMGLELMGTDAASPQRKEISRSITELDQLIDEILLASRLDAKQADAEPFESLDLTGLAAEECARVNAELSAELGNRDSAGMGLDAASHSLTVQGSPRLLRRLIRNLLENARRYSTGEINLELAQARAGNRQLAIVKVHDRGPGVPADQRERIFEPFYRLPGASEREGGVGLGLALVKSISQRHGGSVRCEERPGGGASFVVELPVAH, encoded by the coding sequence ATGTGGGGCCGTTTTACTTCGCACCTGTACGTACGGATATGGCTGGCGGTGGTCGCCACCGTCGTGGTGCTGACCTTCCTCGTGGGCGCAGCCTGGCGGCTGAGCGCCGACCCGCCGCAACTGCCGATCCGCGAGGTGCTGGTGCACAACGACAGAGGCGAAGTCATCGGCACGGCGCAGACCAAGCCTGACCGCAAGCTCGGCGACGGCCTGGAGTTTGACGTCGTGACCAAAGACGGCCAATCGCTGAACCTGGTGCTGCCGCGGCCCAAACGGCCTCCGGGCGGCAGCCCCTGGAACAAGCCGCCCTTCGGTTTCGGCTGGATGCTGGTGGTGGTCGGGCTGGCCGTGGCGCTGGGCGCTTACCCGGTCATGCGCCGGCTGACGCAGCGGCTGGAGGCCCTGCAGCGCGGCGTCGAGCGCTGGGGCGCCGGCGACCTGTCGGCACGCGTCAATGCCAGCGGTACCGACGAGGTGGCTTTTCTGGCCAGACGCTTTAACCACGCGGCCGAACGCATCGAGACCCTGATGGAGTCGCACAAGTCGCTGCTCGCCAACGCGTCGCACGAGCTGCGCTCCCCGCTGGCGCGCATCCGCATGGGGCTTGAATTGATGGGCACGGACGCCGCTTCGCCGCAACGCAAAGAGATTTCGCGCAGCATCACCGAACTCGACCAGCTGATCGACGAAATCCTGCTGGCCAGCCGGCTGGACGCCAAACAGGCCGATGCCGAACCTTTTGAAAGCCTGGACCTGACCGGCCTGGCTGCCGAAGAATGCGCCCGCGTCAACGCCGAGTTGAGCGCCGAGCTGGGCAACCGCGACAGCGCCGGAATGGGCCTGGACGCTGCCAGCCACAGCCTGACGGTGCAGGGCTCGCCGCGCCTCTTGCGCCGGCTCATCCGTAACCTGCTCGAAAACGCCCGCCGCTACAGCACCGGCGAAATCAACCTGGAGCTGGCCCAGGCACGCGCCGGCAACCGTCAGCTGGCCATCGTCAAGGTGCACGACCGCGGCCCGGGTGTCCCGGCCGACCAGCGCGAGCGCATTTTTGAGCCGTTTTACCGCCTGCCCGGTGCCAGCGAACGCGAGGGCGGCGTCGGCCTGGGCCTGGCCCTGGTCAAATCGATCAGCCAGCGCCATGGCGGCAGCGTGCGCTGCGAAGAGCGGCCCGGCGGCGGCGCGTCTTTTGTGGTGGAGCTGCCGGTCGCCCATTGA
- a CDS encoding response regulator, which yields MTQQLLMIEDDARLANMVGEYLRQSGYGFTHAADGASGLAALEAGTPDLVILDLMLPDMDGLEVCRRIKGQGSDTANTAVLMLTAKGDPMDRIVGLEIGADDYLPKPFEPRELLARIRAVLRRGAETGAAASSGSHKVMRFGSLEIDRDARTVSVSGSPCELTSYQFDLLVALAERAGRVLSRDQIMEAVRGRELEAFDRSIDVHMGRIRSAIETDAKDPKRILTVRGVGYVFAKQQD from the coding sequence ATGACCCAACAGCTTTTGATGATTGAAGACGACGCCCGCCTGGCCAACATGGTGGGCGAATACCTGCGCCAGTCGGGCTATGGCTTTACCCATGCCGCCGACGGCGCCAGCGGCCTGGCCGCACTCGAAGCCGGCACGCCCGACCTGGTCATCCTGGACCTGATGCTGCCCGACATGGACGGCCTGGAAGTCTGCCGCCGCATCAAGGGCCAGGGCAGCGACACCGCCAACACGGCCGTGCTGATGCTCACCGCCAAGGGCGACCCGATGGACCGCATCGTCGGCCTGGAAATCGGCGCCGACGACTACCTGCCCAAGCCCTTTGAGCCGCGCGAACTGCTGGCGCGCATCCGTGCGGTGCTGCGCCGCGGCGCGGAAACCGGCGCGGCAGCCTCCAGCGGCAGCCACAAGGTCATGCGCTTCGGCTCGCTCGAGATCGACCGCGACGCGCGCACGGTCTCGGTGTCGGGCTCCCCCTGCGAGCTGACGTCCTACCAGTTCGACCTGCTGGTGGCGCTGGCCGAGCGCGCCGGCCGCGTGCTCAGCCGCGACCAGATCATGGAAGCCGTGCGCGGACGCGAGCTCGAGGCTTTTGACCGCTCCATCGACGTCCATATGGGCCGCATCCGCAGCGCCATCGAAACCGACGCCAAGGACCCCAAGCGCATCCTCACCGTGCGCGGCGTCGGCTACGTGTTCGCCAAGCAGCAGGACTAG
- a CDS encoding MFS transporter, with protein MSDKTPSSGLPVPPSTGPKSSWRDVWHVYAEAATLRMLFLGFSAGLPLLLVFGTLSFWLREAGIDRTTIGYLSWVGLAYGFKWVWAPLVDRLPIPLLTRLLGRRRSWLLLSQAVIIAALVGMALTDPKVALQPVVWCALAVAFGSATQDIALDAFRIESADTQRQAALAAAYQTGYRIAMIWAGAGALWIAARAEMGNAATYQHGAWQVAYLAMAGSMLLGVATVLLSPEPAARVLPRARNAAEWLKTALVDPFADFLRRYGKQALLILALIAIYRISDVVMGIMANPFYVDMGYTKDEVAAVTKIYGVVMTLAGAFVGGALAMRFGVMRVLMLGAILSAGSNLLFAWLGTRGHDVNALIFVISADNLSSGIASAAFIAYLSSLTNVNYSATQYALFSSMMLLLPKFLAGYSGKYVDTYGYTHFFTATALLGLPVLVLVALASRQKPPPAQ; from the coding sequence ATGTCAGACAAAACCCCCTCCTCCGGACTGCCCGTCCCCCCTTCCACCGGTCCCAAAAGTTCATGGCGCGATGTCTGGCACGTGTATGCCGAAGCGGCCACGCTGCGCATGCTGTTCCTGGGGTTCTCCGCCGGTCTGCCGCTGCTGCTGGTGTTCGGCACCTTGAGTTTCTGGCTGCGCGAGGCCGGCATAGACCGCACCACCATCGGCTACCTGAGCTGGGTGGGCCTGGCCTACGGCTTTAAATGGGTCTGGGCGCCGCTGGTGGACCGCCTGCCGATTCCGCTGCTGACGCGCCTGCTCGGGCGCCGCCGCAGCTGGCTTCTGCTGTCGCAGGCGGTGATCATCGCGGCGCTGGTGGGCATGGCGCTCACAGACCCGAAGGTGGCGCTGCAGCCCGTGGTGTGGTGCGCGCTGGCCGTGGCCTTTGGCTCGGCCACGCAAGACATCGCCCTGGATGCCTTTCGCATCGAGTCGGCCGATACGCAGCGCCAGGCGGCGCTGGCGGCTGCCTATCAGACGGGCTACCGCATCGCCATGATCTGGGCCGGCGCCGGCGCGCTGTGGATTGCCGCACGCGCAGAAATGGGCAACGCCGCCACCTACCAGCACGGCGCCTGGCAGGTGGCCTACCTGGCCATGGCGGGCTCGATGCTGCTGGGCGTGGCGACCGTGCTGCTGTCGCCCGAGCCCGCCGCCCGCGTGCTGCCGCGCGCGCGCAACGCGGCGGAGTGGCTCAAGACCGCGCTGGTCGACCCTTTTGCCGACTTCCTGCGCCGCTACGGCAAACAGGCGCTTTTGATCCTGGCACTGATCGCGATTTACCGCATCAGCGATGTCGTCATGGGCATCATGGCCAACCCGTTTTATGTCGACATGGGCTACACCAAGGACGAAGTGGCCGCGGTGACCAAGATTTACGGCGTCGTCATGACGCTGGCCGGCGCCTTTGTGGGCGGCGCGCTGGCCATGCGCTTTGGCGTGATGCGCGTGCTGATGCTGGGCGCCATCCTCAGCGCCGGCAGCAACCTGCTGTTTGCCTGGCTGGGCACGCGCGGGCATGACGTCAACGCGCTGATCTTTGTAATCTCGGCCGACAACCTCTCCAGCGGCATCGCCTCGGCAGCCTTCATCGCCTATCTGTCGAGCCTGACCAACGTCAATTATTCGGCCACCCAGTACGCGCTGTTCAGCTCGATGATGCTGCTGCTGCCGAAGTTTCTGGCCGGCTATTCGGGCAAGTATGTAGACACCTACGGTTACACCCATTTCTTCACCGCGACCGCGCTGCTGGGCCTGCCGGTGCTGGTTCTGGTGGCCTTGGCTTCAAGGCAAAAACCGCCTCCAGCCCAATAG